A genomic window from Verrucomicrobiia bacterium includes:
- a CDS encoding SRPBCC domain-containing protein encodes MPENLKFAGVGDDAVRAKTGKGWKEWFALLDKVGARKMEHKDVALYLYETHKVDGWWSQMITVGYEQARGKREKHQRAAGHYDISVSRTLEVPVSKVFSAWQNEPIRNKWLKKNGLTIRKATPNKTMRITWVDDKTSLEVYFYSKGQAKSQVVVQHSKLPDAKAAGKMKSYWSKTLDRLKAFLTA; translated from the coding sequence TTGCCCGAAAATCTTAAGTTTGCCGGAGTAGGCGATGACGCCGTCCGTGCCAAAACGGGCAAGGGCTGGAAGGAATGGTTTGCGCTTCTGGACAAAGTCGGCGCCCGTAAAATGGAGCATAAAGATGTAGCCCTTTACCTGTACGAAACACACAAGGTGGACGGCTGGTGGTCGCAGATGATTACCGTCGGCTACGAGCAGGCGCGCGGCAAGCGGGAAAAACACCAGCGCGCGGCAGGACATTATGACATCAGCGTAAGCCGCACGCTCGAAGTCCCCGTCTCAAAGGTTTTCAGTGCTTGGCAGAACGAACCCATCCGTAATAAATGGCTAAAGAAAAACGGACTCACTATTCGCAAAGCCACCCCCAACAAGACGATGCGTATTACCTGGGTGGATGATAAAACCAGCTTGGAAGTTTACTTCTACTCCAAGGGGCAGGCCAAAAGCCAAGTGGTCGTCCAGCACAGCAAATTGCCGGATGCAAAGGCCGCCGGCAAAATGAAATCCTACTGGAGCAAAACCTTGGATCGGCTCAAAGCATTTCTGACGGCGTAG
- a CDS encoding uracil-DNA glycosylase: MRWREKIAKEKVARFKDWDYWGRPVPSFGDPNARLLVVGLAPAAHGANRTGRMFTSDRSGSLLYPTLFKFGFANQPTSYTRDDGLKLHDCYITAIVRCAPPQNKPTPKEIANCHPYLLAELQFLSSLQAIVGLGKVAFDAVFRSLKELEMTTFKAKPAFGHGVAIPVNPKLYLLGSYHPSQQNTFTGKLTDAMFESVFRKAKQLLEKGN, encoded by the coding sequence GTGCGCTGGCGGGAAAAAATTGCCAAAGAAAAAGTCGCCCGGTTTAAGGATTGGGACTACTGGGGCAGGCCGGTTCCCAGCTTCGGCGACCCCAACGCCCGGCTTTTGGTGGTTGGCCTTGCCCCCGCCGCCCACGGCGCCAATCGCACCGGGCGAATGTTCACCTCCGACCGCAGCGGATCACTCCTTTACCCAACGCTTTTTAAATTCGGCTTTGCCAATCAGCCCACTTCATACACGCGGGATGACGGTTTGAAATTGCACGATTGCTATATTACCGCCATAGTCCGCTGCGCCCCGCCGCAAAACAAGCCGACCCCCAAGGAGATTGCCAATTGCCATCCGTATCTGCTCGCGGAACTCCAATTTCTTTCCTCCCTGCAGGCAATCGTCGGCTTGGGAAAAGTCGCTTTCGATGCCGTCTTCCGTTCGCTAAAAGAATTGGAAATGACGACCTTTAAAGCCAAACCCGCCTTCGGCCACGGCGTTGCCATTCCGGTAAACCCCAAACTGTATCTTCTCGGCTCCTACCATCCCAGCCAGCAGAACACCTTTACCGGCAAGTTGACGGATGCGATGTTTGAAAGCGTTTTCCGCAAAGCCAAACAACTGCTCGAAAAAGGCAACTGA
- a CDS encoding class I SAM-dependent methyltransferase: MSPDSNLVEYYAKRAAEYEKIYLKPERQKDLSSLHHRLPEELVGEDILEIACGTGYWTQIAAQSAQSILATDINNEVLQIARAKTYPKGNVVFEKRDLFQLSGLPNRFSAGLAAFWWSHLKKSEIAGFLRHFHQALAPNAKLVFMDNNYVPGSSFPISRTDEEGNTYQQRTLENGTEFEVLKNFPSESDLRQTVEGLAKDIRFFNLTHYWLLSYRKA, translated from the coding sequence ATGTCCCCCGATTCAAACCTTGTCGAATACTACGCCAAACGGGCCGCCGAGTATGAGAAGATTTATCTAAAGCCGGAGCGTCAAAAGGATTTATCCTCCCTGCACCACCGTCTGCCGGAAGAGCTCGTCGGAGAAGATATCTTGGAAATCGCCTGTGGTACCGGTTACTGGACGCAAATCGCCGCCCAATCGGCCCAATCGATTCTGGCCACGGATATCAACAATGAAGTCCTGCAAATAGCCCGCGCGAAAACCTACCCGAAAGGAAATGTGGTTTTCGAGAAGCGGGACCTCTTCCAACTTTCCGGTCTTCCCAACCGTTTCAGCGCCGGGCTGGCCGCTTTCTGGTGGTCGCATTTGAAAAAATCCGAAATTGCAGGATTTTTGCGCCATTTTCACCAAGCCCTCGCTCCGAACGCCAAACTGGTCTTTATGGACAACAACTACGTCCCCGGCTCCAGCTTCCCAATAAGCCGAACGGACGAGGAAGGCAACACCTATCAACAAAGAACGCTGGAAAACGGGACGGAGTTTGAAGTTCTAAAAAACTTTCCGAGCGAATCCGACCTTCGCCAAACCGTTGAGGGGCTTGCCAAAGACATTCGTTTCTTTAACCTGACCCACTACTGGCTGCTTTCCTACCGCAAAGCGTAA